The Fulvivirga maritima genome segment ATTCAGCCTATCAATATGATTATAGAAGGGAGTATCTTGAGCAAGTCCTTGCCTATAGGTATATTGGTGAAATTTCTATTCCTCTAATGCGCCAAACCTATAATTACGACTATTTTAACAAGCTATTCATGGTTAGAGAGAAGTATTATGACGAAATCTCTGACAGTTGGATCCCTTCTTCTGTAAAAGGCTATTCATATGACGATAATGATGACTTTGTCAGTCATTCTATTGTCAACTACGATCGAGGCAGGGTGCAAGATATGTATAGATCACGGTACCACTTCAATAAAGAAGTATCTTATGATCAGTTGATCATTCCTGATCTTGATCCTATTGAACTTATGGCATTCCATCACTTGGTAACGGATAAAGATGTGTATAAACGAGATCTGAATTCTCAGGAAGAAGTAAAAATCTCAGAGGTGCAATATTTTTATTCCGATCTCACGGCAGAGGACCCCACTGATCCCGTCGACCCAAAGCCTGTCACTGGTCTCTCAGATTCAGTAGACGCCATTGAGGTATTTCCTAATCCTGCATCAGACTATCTACATTTTAACCTACCTACAAATCATAAAGCTTTTTTAAGATTATTGGATAACCATGGCAACCAAGTGCTAAGACAGGAGATTAAAAAGGAGCGGATAGATATCAACCACTTAATTCCTGGTATTTATTTCTATTCTATTTACTGTGGTCATGAAGCCTTAAGAGGGAAGCTGATAAAGCAATAAGGTAGATTAATAATACTTAGCCCCTTACTTCAAGACATATGAAGGCTGTACTAGCTTCATGTAATGTATAAATGCTGAGCTAATTTTGAGATCGAATAAATAGAAATAGAAAGTCAAAACCAAGAACACCCCGAAGCCCTTGAAACATTGAAGAAACTATTGTCTTAGACTGTGATGTTTTGATGAGTATGATAAACATGATTTCAAAAAACTTTTTATATGATTGATCATCAATACAAGTATTCTGAACTTACCGGACAAATTATTGGAGCAGCTATGGAGGTGCACAGTGCCTTGGGAAATGGCTTTCAGGAGGTGATTTATCAACGGGCACTTTCTTATGAGATGGAATTACGCAGGATACTGCATGCACGCGAAGTAGAAATGAGCGTTGTTTACAAAGGATTGCAAGTGGGTACTCGACGAGTAGATTTTTTGGTTAATGAAAAAATCAGTGTTGAAATAAAGGCCCTTACCAAACTAGAAGATGTACATCTAGCCCAAGCCATCAATTATTTAGAAGCCTACAATCTCCAGATAGGGCTACTGATCAACTTTGGTGAGAAAAGATTAAAATTTCTCCGATTAGAAAATAAGAAATATAAACCGTGATAATCTTAAACTGTGATTACCGTGATGACTGTGATGAACATGATAGGAGCTGCAAATCATCACATGACTCCCACAAATCATATACATCATAGTTAAAGACAGTAACGTGTAGAATATCTTAAACTGTGATTCCCGTGATGATTATGATGGCCATGATAGGAGCTGAAAATAATCACATCAATCACACAAATCATATAAATCACAGTTAAGATAGTAACGTGAAGAAAATCTTAAACTGTGATTTCCGAGATGATTGTGATGGCCATGATAGGAACTGCAAATCATCACATGAATCACACCAATCACATACATCACAGTTAAGACAGTAACGAGCAGCATATCTCAAACTATGATTCCCATGATGATTATGATGGCCATGATAGGAACAGCAAATCATCACATGAATCACACAAATCATCTACATCACAGTTAACACAGTAACGTACAGAAAATCTTAAACCATGATTACCGTGATGATTATGATGGCCATGATAGGAACAGCAAATCATCACATGAATCACACCAATCATATACATCACAGTTAAGACAGTAACGAGCAGCATATCTCAAACTATGATTCCCATGATGATTATGATGGCCATGATAGGAACAGCAAATCATCACATGAATCACACAAATCATCTACATCACAGTTAACACAGTAACGTACAGAAAATCTTAAACCATGATTACCGTGATGATTATGATGGCCATGATAGGAACAGCAAATCATCACATGAATCACACCAATCATATACATCACAGTTAACACAGTAACGTACAGAAAATCTTAAACTATGATTACTGTGATTATTATGATGACCATGATAGGAACTGCAAATCATTACATCAATCACACCAATCACATACATCACAGTTAAAGACAGTAACGTACAGAAAATCTTTACCTGTGATTACCGTGATGATTATGATGGCCATGATAGGAGCTGCAAATCATCACATCAATCACACCAATCACATACATCACAGTTAAGACAGTAACGTGAAGAAAATCTTAAACTATGATTTCCGTGATGATTATGATGGCCATGATAGGAGCTGCAAATCATAACATGAATCACACCAATCACATACATCACAGTTAAAGACAAAAACGAGCAGAATATCCTAAACTATCATAATACCCAAAAGCCTGTACATCCTGCATATCCCAAAAATCATGTTCCAGACTTATAAGCTTGCATACCACCTCCAAAAAAGCTAGTTTAAAGGATTTTTTAGGATTATATGAGTAATTTTCATTTTTTAAAGGAGGAATGGCCTTCGGTTTTCAGCAAGATGAAACTGGCTGAAGAGCGAGTTTATAGTGAGCCAGATTCTACGGGTATCAAGTGTCGAGCCGTGTTAGAGCATTGTCTGCTCACCATTTTTCAGCTGGAGCGTATTCGTCTTCCTTATGATCCTACCATTCATAACCTGCTTACCGAACCAGATTTCAAAGCTGAGATTTCTGATCGTTTAATGCTCGATGGGCTGTTTTACGTTAAAAAAATAGGTAATGCCGCTGCGCATGCTCGCTTAGTGAGTAAAGAAGAGGCTAAAAACACCATTCAGTATATGTTTGCCTTCCTGAAATGGTTTGCTCGTAATTATAGTTATCTGGAACCTGACACCCCTGATAATTTTAATTGGAGCTACGTGCCTAAAGCGGGGGCTGAAGACCGTCGTTTAAAGGAGCTCAAAGAGCAAGTGCTGCGTGAAGCTGCCGCTGAAATGGCAGAAATGAAAAAACGGCTGCAGGAATTAGAAGCCAGTGAAGAAGCGGCTCGTGAAGAAGCTGAGGAGAGTGAAGCGGCTTATGAGCTTTTAAAAGCGCAAAGTGAAAAGGCCTTGGCCCAACTCAAGGCCCAAAAGCAAGAAAGACAAGTAACGGTAGATCCGCCTTTTAATGAAGCTCGTACCCGTAAACATTTAATAGATGCTGATTTAAAAGAAGCAGGCTGGGATAACCTGCAAGAAGGTCGAGACCTGGAATTTCCTGTCACTGGCATGCCTATTAATTCACAAAATCCCAAAGGCAATGGTTTTGTAGATTATGTGCTGTGGGATGATAACGGAAAGCCAATGGCTATTATCGAAGCCAAGCGCACGGCCAAACAAGCGGAAGCAGGAAGGCATCAGGCCTTTTTGTATGCCAATTGCCTAGAAAATATGTACGGACAAAGGCCTGTTATTTTCTACACTAACGGTTATGAAACCTACCTGTGGGACGACACCTTTTACAGTGCTCAACGCAGGATTTACGGCTTGTACGATAAGGAAGAGCTACAATGGCTCATTCAGCAACGCAACACAAGAAAAGACATTCGACAGGCCAACATAAATACCGCCATAGCGGGGCGCCCTTACCAAACTGAGGCCCTACAGCGAGTAGCAGAAAATTTTGTTACTGACGGCAAGCATGGCATCCGTGGTGCCAGGCGCAGGGCTTTGCTGGTAATGGCCACCGGTAGTGGTAAAACACGTACAGCAGCTGCTCTGGTAGAGTTACTTATGAAAAATAATTGGGCTAGAAGAATTTTGTTTCTGGCCGATAGAAATGCGTTAGTTACGCAAGCCAAAAAGAGCTTTAATGAACATTTGCCTAATGTTTCGGCCATTGACCTCACCAAAGAAAAGGAAAACGATACCACCCGTTTGGTTTTCAGTACCTACCAAAGCATGATTGTGCGGATAGACAATGCCGTGGAAGGAGAGGAGCGCTTTTATGGCGTCGGCCATTTCGATCTTATCATTTTGGATGAAGCCCACCGCTCTATATATAATCGATATCAGGCCATTTTCGATTATTTCGATGCCTTGATTGTCGGTCTAACTGCTACGCCTAAAAAGCATGTAGATACCAACACCTATGAAATGTTTGGTTGCGAAGATGAAGATCCTACTTTTGAATTCAGCCTGGAGGAAGCCACGCCTACTTATCTTTGTCCATTCAAAGTGAAAGATGTAGGTACCAGATTCCTGAAGGAAGGAGTAAAATACGAGAACCTGTCAGGAGAAGAGCAGAAGCATTATGAAGAGACCTTTACCCATCCGGTAACGGGTCAAATGCCCAGTGAGGCATACTTAGACAGAGCTACGTCTTCTATCACCGAAGAGCAAAAGAAATGGCTTTTTAATAAACACACCGTCAATGAAGTGCTGGATGTGCTCATGACCCAGGGCCTTAAAATTGAAGGAGGAGATAAAATAGGCAGAACAATCATTTTTGCGCTCAATCAAAACCATGCTGATTTTATTGTGAAATGTTTTGAAGAGCGTTACCCAG includes the following:
- a CDS encoding type I restriction endonuclease subunit R, with protein sequence MSNFHFLKEEWPSVFSKMKLAEERVYSEPDSTGIKCRAVLEHCLLTIFQLERIRLPYDPTIHNLLTEPDFKAEISDRLMLDGLFYVKKIGNAAAHARLVSKEEAKNTIQYMFAFLKWFARNYSYLEPDTPDNFNWSYVPKAGAEDRRLKELKEQVLREAAAEMAEMKKRLQELEASEEAAREEAEESEAAYELLKAQSEKALAQLKAQKQERQVTVDPPFNEARTRKHLIDADLKEAGWDNLQEGRDLEFPVTGMPINSQNPKGNGFVDYVLWDDNGKPMAIIEAKRTAKQAEAGRHQAFLYANCLENMYGQRPVIFYTNGYETYLWDDTFYSAQRRIYGLYDKEELQWLIQQRNTRKDIRQANINTAIAGRPYQTEALQRVAENFVTDGKHGIRGARRRALLVMATGSGKTRTAAALVELLMKNNWARRILFLADRNALVTQAKKSFNEHLPNVSAIDLTKEKENDTTRLVFSTYQSMIVRIDNAVEGEERFYGVGHFDLIILDEAHRSIYNRYQAIFDYFDALIVGLTATPKKHVDTNTYEMFGCEDEDPTFEFSLEEATPTYLCPFKVKDVGTRFLKEGVKYENLSGEEQKHYEETFTHPVTGQMPSEAYLDRATSSITEEQKKWLFNKHTVNEVLDVLMTQGLKIEGGDKIGRTIIFALNQNHADFIVKCFEERYPEKPAGFINTIYNGISHVQTLIDSFCDPHKENLPQIAVSVDMMDTEIDAPRILNLVFFMPVKSYAKFWQMIGRGTRKCPNIFGPGEDKTEFLIFDICDNFEFFGENPDGIESGTVKPITQQIFESRLQLSQVLLYNPSDEHMELSKALLDILHGTIFSLNRKRFQVDMKLRYVTEFETRDRWNNLSDNDLHIIEEHLSALPVSDEAKEATKRFDLLILKMQIANINKPTAEAFYHDRLMKIAQKLSQLYGVPQVLRAKPIIEKMKHPDFYKGLTQKRMEKLRVEIRELVSLLENEDVKPVYVNYQDSDLRVADIDVSNIYSEGSTMYKMRVERFIRENKTNLTISKLANNKTITQAELHELERILFDGSERGNKEDFKNIYGEQPLGNFIRSIIGLDEAAARAAFADFLRAGTLRADQMTFINQIIKYLTVNGTIDKKMLFEPPFTNVNDQGLIGVFDDGEATKIISIINEVNGNAGAEDGALGGA
- a CDS encoding GxxExxY protein, whose product is MIDHQYKYSELTGQIIGAAMEVHSALGNGFQEVIYQRALSYEMELRRILHAREVEMSVVYKGLQVGTRRVDFLVNEKISVEIKALTKLEDVHLAQAINYLEAYNLQIGLLINFGEKRLKFLRLENKKYKP
- a CDS encoding T9SS type A sorting domain-containing protein, whose amino-acid sequence is MKPTLLYFILIISAFTAFGQAEEVSPFLLDLQRPGKLPQSLGPSQQAYFTSEQTEIHQLDSLITYGLDEPDGEWAIPLNRQVFEYNEEHQIISKELWNWDDSRREEYLVSKTAYAYYDDGSVSEIIYSLAAIEADGWMPSEQEIYYYKEDGTLKESLQKNYDITEGWMLVNKTVYFYENGHLGSEIIYVPGQEPEEMVAHSAYQYDYRREYLEQVLAYRYIGEISIPLMRQTYNYDYFNKLFMVREKYYDEISDSWIPSSVKGYSYDDNDDFVSHSIVNYDRGRVQDMYRSRYHFNKEVSYDQLIIPDLDPIELMAFHHLVTDKDVYKRDLNSQEEVKISEVQYFYSDLTAEDPTDPVDPKPVTGLSDSVDAIEVFPNPASDYLHFNLPTNHKAFLRLLDNHGNQVLRQEIKKERIDINHLIPGIYFYSIYCGHEALRGKLIKQ